The Chiloscyllium plagiosum isolate BGI_BamShark_2017 chromosome 20, ASM401019v2, whole genome shotgun sequence genome includes the window AATCCCCATTGCAGCCACTGGAAATCCGAGCAGTTAAACACCTTGGTAACATTCCCAACTACAACACCTGATTGCAGCCTCAAAAAGCAGGATGTGTGAATAAACTCTAAAAATGTATGTCTGACAGAAAACTTTAAATATCTAGAAATTCACTTGAATACAAGGCCAGACTAAAATAGGTTGGAAGGAGTTTCTGTAGTTCACAGTCCTGTTCCTTAAATAGTACCTTTCCTACATTTGATTTAGAATCAGAATTGGCAGACATAATTAAGCCAGATTGAGCTTTGGATGCACACAATGAAGATTCAGATGTTATTCTACAGAGCTGTTTCACATCTAAGTGCCATTTAGTAAATGCTagttttccagcaatgtttgtcTTGTTTACCTATTTCTGCCAAGTGTGATTCTCACCTTTGCTGATGCGGAGTAACTTAATCAGCCAGGATTCTACTGATTGGAGAGCAGACTCAAAAATGGCCGAATGACCTTGTCCTATTCCTATTTCATAGGTTCTCAGAGTTAGATGGGATTTTCTACAAAATAGGTCTACAACACACGAGATGCCCAGCAAGCAGAACAGAGATTAGGGCCCTGGGAGTAGCATTGTACAAGCTTCATTTATTCTCATTAGATGGAAGATTTGTTGGCACTTCAGAGCAGCTGTTGGTACTCATTCCAACATACATTTAAGTATATTAGACAGGTCTCCTGCTCCTGATTACAGAGGTCTGGTGGACAGCATAATTACAGGAGTtcccaccctgcaggcactctgcctctattcctgatgaagggcttttgtccgaaacgtcgattttcctgctcctcggatgctgcctgacctgctgtgcttttccagcaccactctaatctagaatctggtttccagcatctgcagtcattgtttttacctaattacaGGAGTGGTGTGGCCTCCCACCTTGTTCTCTTAAGAGGATGGTTTCTTCAGATTACGATCATTTGCTTCTATCCCAAGCTCCACAATTCCTCTGTGAAGCTTGTGCACTCTCTCCTCCAAGACATTCCCTTAAACCTACCACTGGCCAAGTTTCTGGTCATCCAATCCAGTACCCCTTGATGTGTCACTGTGAAATTCCAATCCCTGTAAAACTCTACTAAAGGCACTATTTAAAAACCAAATGAACAAACTAACAGAGATTACCTAATGTTCCCTTTCTCACTCCACCCCCAGAATTGTCAGAGACACACCCACATCTTACATACCACTCCCTTTACAGGTACTACATAAACAAATTGGAAGGACAGAGCTAGAATGAACCACAAAACATTAGTTAACTTTACCTGCTATCAgcactttatttaaaaatgtaagtATTAAatattcacatgcacacaccaGCCTCTAAATACAATTTAGTATCCGGCACAGAGAGGTCTATGGTAGCCACACGAGGTATTTCTGTCTCCCAATCCTTAAAGCTACTGAGTAGCAGAACCTATTTGTTTGAAATCCTGCATTTGATGGGAAGCTTGGGGTTCTTCTTCAAAGTCGTATCCTAAAATGGTTCTCTAGTCTTGTCTTGTAAAGCAATAAAGTTGCTGCTTTACTAAGATGAAGTTGTTTGCTGGTCATCTTCCATTTCTACATCTTCTTCTCCTGCACATTTACTAgcttccatctccatttccatacTTAGACCTACAGGATCTTTTCCAGCTTCCAGCAGTCCCACTTCTTGTGTTTCCATTTCTTCTGTGCATTCACTTTCATCATTTGCAGGATGTGGAATATTTCTTTCAGATTTGCTTTGACCTTCTAATTCAGTTGACATATTCTTCTGTTCTGTATTGCTGATTGctgtttcttctttcagagaTTTATCAGTTTCTTTGGTAATCACTTCTGGCTTAGCCACCTCATCCACCTCTTCCTTTGATATATTGCTAGTTTTACTTTCTTCAGTTGCAAGACTACCTGCTTCAGTGATCACACGCTCCGGCTCAGCTCTCTCATCAAGCCcctcttctgtttttttcttcacAACTTTGCCTTCCATAACTGGCATTTCTGTTTCATTAATAAACAGTCCTGCTTTGCCTGAATGCACTAACAATTCCTTTCCCATTTGGCACGTAGCTTCACCTTCCATTTCTTGTGTTCCCACATCAGCCTCCATTCGCTCATGCTTGGTTTGGCCGTTCTCAGGTACGTCAACATCTTGCACCAAGTCTTCAGCATCTGCTTTAATACTTTCCACAACAGTCACCTCTTCACATTCAATTTGCTTTTCACCATTTTCATTGCACTTATTTTCGGAGGCTGGAGATATCCCATCACCATCGCTCTTCTCTTCAGCATTACACCTCTCCTGATCTATAGTCTCATCAGGTTTTTCAGTCTCTACTTGATACTCCGATGTCTCGTCTGTGTCCTTCTGACACGTTGAGCTCTTCTCCCTAGAATCTGAAGGCGTTCCTTTCATTACACGTCTCTGCTTTGACCTGTGGCCCTCATCTGAATCTGATGGCAAGGAACTGCTTTCTCCAGCTTTTGCCAATGTGTCTTCATCTGACATTTCCTCACTCATTGGTTCCTCCTCTTCCTTCCAGAGTTCCTCACGAATATGCTTAAACCGGTGTTCCATTTCTTTGGGAGGCCCCCAGATGAAGTCTGCAGCTGGCCGATAATGCTTCTGGGCATACAGTATCAGCTTCCTTCTCTCAATTTTACTTCGAATGGTATAAAGAAAGTAATCCAAGACACTGTCTTTAACGTTGGGCAGCTGGTTATGCACCAATGTTTCTGTTAGGAAAAACTTTACCAATGGTGGCTGATAATGTTCAAAGCCCATCTCTCCAAGGCACTTCAGTATCCGAGTGATGCGGAGATTATTGTGTGAGCGTCTgaaattgaaaagaaagaaaaaccgATCAGCAAATCAACAATAACATGGCAGCTGTAGACAGCAGTCACAGCAGTGACACCAATGATCAGAACAGCACATTAGCCCCACTGGTGCAGCAAGTGTAGGGATAAAACTCCAAAACTGCATATACACAGTCATAGactcacagatgtacagcacggaaacagactcttctgtccaactcgtccacgctgaccagatatcctaaactaatctagtcccattagccagcatttggcccatatcctgccaaacccttcctattcatatgctcatccatatgccttttaaatgttgtaagtgtatcagcctccatcatttcctctagcaactcattccatacatgcaccaccctctgtgtgaaaatgtcccttttctatctttgcctctcactCTGAATCTATGCCCTGCAGTTctgggactcccctaccccagggaaaagaccttgtgtattta containing:
- the LOC122560315 gene encoding opioid growth factor receptor-like protein 1 isoform X3; this encodes MQHPKNRRINVSGPYPSGEKPVGGGTQGGVWTMWGDEDYDSTWAESEEEGEGEGDPESAATSPKPQQKPAVPSWNLRTRQETGPRSEKRNYLKYDSAHRWRNWRAAKDLQRYRHGYPDLDDKVKNNDNVNFKFYMNQTPSQPDEWTIKDIIQNWKGKYPHLEKSHSYIQWLFPLREPGMNWHAKELSRQEIELFRNSKDATQRLIKVYEIMLDFYGIKLVNRKTGAVKRAPHWKERFNNLNQRSHNNLRITRILKCLGEMGFEHYQPPLVKFFLTETLVHNQLPNVKDSVLDYFLYTIRSKIERRKLILYAQKHYRPAADFIWGPPKEMEHRFKHIREELWKEEEEPMSEEMSDEDTLAKAGESSSLPSDSDEGHRSKQRRVMKGTPSDSREKSSTCQKDTDETSEYQVETEKPDETIDQERCNAEEKSDGDGISPASENKCNENGEKQIECEEVTVVESIKADAEDLVQDVDVPENGQTKHERMEADVGTQEMEGEATCQMGKELLVHSGKAGLFINETEMPVMEGKVVKKKTEEGLDERAEPERVITEAGSLATEESKTSNISKEEVDEVAKPEVITKETDKSLKEETAISNTEQKNMSTELEGQSKSERNIPHPANDESECTEEMETQEVGLLEAGKDPVGLSMEMEMEASKCAGEEDVEMEDDQQTTSS
- the LOC122560315 gene encoding opioid growth factor receptor-like protein 1 isoform X1, with product MQHPKNRRINVSGPYPSGEKPVGGGTQGGVWTMWGDEDYDSTWAESEEEGEGEGDPESAATSPKPQQKPAVPSWNLIYFLRWLWVLIYIFSNWIQRTRQETGPRSEKRNYLKYDSAHRWRNWRAAKDLQRYRHGYPDLDDKVKNNDNVNFKFYMNQTPSQPDEWTIKDIIQNWKGKYPHLEKSHSYIQWLFPLREPGMNWHAKELSRQEIELFRNSKDATQRLIKVYEIMLDFYGIKLVNRKTGAVKRAPHWKERFNNLNQRSHNNLRITRILKCLGEMGFEHYQPPLVKFFLTETLVHNQLPNVKDSVLDYFLYTIRSKIERRKLILYAQKHYRPAADFIWGPPKEMEHRFKHIREELWKEEEEPMSEEMSDEDTLAKAGESSSLPSDSDEGHRSKQRRVMKGTPSDSREKSSTCQKDTDETSEYQVETEKPDETIDQERCNAEEKSDGDGISPASENKCNENGEKQIECEEVTVVESIKADAEDLVQDVDVPENGQTKHERMEADVGTQEMEGEATCQMGKELLVHSGKAGLFINETEMPVMEGKVVKKKTEEGLDERAEPERVITEAGSLATEESKTSNISKEEVDEVAKPEVITKETDKSLKEETAISNTEQKNMSTELEGQSKSERNIPHPANDESECTEEMETQEVGLLEAGKDPVGLSMEMEMEASKCAGEEDVEMEDDQQTTSS
- the LOC122560315 gene encoding opioid growth factor receptor-like protein 1 isoform X2, which produces MWTGPYPSGEKPVGGGTQGGVWTMWGDEDYDSTWAESEEEGEGEGDPESAATSPKPQQKPAVPSWNLIYFLRWLWVLIYIFSNWIQRTRQETGPRSEKRNYLKYDSAHRWRNWRAAKDLQRYRHGYPDLDDKVKNNDNVNFKFYMNQTPSQPDEWTIKDIIQNWKGKYPHLEKSHSYIQWLFPLREPGMNWHAKELSRQEIELFRNSKDATQRLIKVYEIMLDFYGIKLVNRKTGAVKRAPHWKERFNNLNQRSHNNLRITRILKCLGEMGFEHYQPPLVKFFLTETLVHNQLPNVKDSVLDYFLYTIRSKIERRKLILYAQKHYRPAADFIWGPPKEMEHRFKHIREELWKEEEEPMSEEMSDEDTLAKAGESSSLPSDSDEGHRSKQRRVMKGTPSDSREKSSTCQKDTDETSEYQVETEKPDETIDQERCNAEEKSDGDGISPASENKCNENGEKQIECEEVTVVESIKADAEDLVQDVDVPENGQTKHERMEADVGTQEMEGEATCQMGKELLVHSGKAGLFINETEMPVMEGKVVKKKTEEGLDERAEPERVITEAGSLATEESKTSNISKEEVDEVAKPEVITKETDKSLKEETAISNTEQKNMSTELEGQSKSERNIPHPANDESECTEEMETQEVGLLEAGKDPVGLSMEMEMEASKCAGEEDVEMEDDQQTTSS
- the LOC122560315 gene encoding opioid growth factor receptor-like protein 1 isoform X4, with the translated sequence MWGDEDYDSTWAESEEEGEGEGDPESAATSPKPQQKPAVPSWNLIYFLRWLWVLIYIFSNWIQRTRQETGPRSEKRNYLKYDSAHRWRNWRAAKDLQRYRHGYPDLDDKVKNNDNVNFKFYMNQTPSQPDEWTIKDIIQNWKGKYPHLEKSHSYIQWLFPLREPGMNWHAKELSRQEIELFRNSKDATQRLIKVYEIMLDFYGIKLVNRKTGAVKRAPHWKERFNNLNQRSHNNLRITRILKCLGEMGFEHYQPPLVKFFLTETLVHNQLPNVKDSVLDYFLYTIRSKIERRKLILYAQKHYRPAADFIWGPPKEMEHRFKHIREELWKEEEEPMSEEMSDEDTLAKAGESSSLPSDSDEGHRSKQRRVMKGTPSDSREKSSTCQKDTDETSEYQVETEKPDETIDQERCNAEEKSDGDGISPASENKCNENGEKQIECEEVTVVESIKADAEDLVQDVDVPENGQTKHERMEADVGTQEMEGEATCQMGKELLVHSGKAGLFINETEMPVMEGKVVKKKTEEGLDERAEPERVITEAGSLATEESKTSNISKEEVDEVAKPEVITKETDKSLKEETAISNTEQKNMSTELEGQSKSERNIPHPANDESECTEEMETQEVGLLEAGKDPVGLSMEMEMEASKCAGEEDVEMEDDQQTTSS
- the LOC122560315 gene encoding opioid growth factor receptor-like protein 1 isoform X5, yielding MQHPKNRRINVSGPYPSGEKPVGGGTQGGVWTMWGDEDYDSTWAESEEEGEGEGDPESAATSPKPQQKPAVPSWNLDSAHRWRNWRAAKDLQRYRHGYPDLDDKVKNNDNVNFKFYMNQTPSQPDEWTIKDIIQNWKGKYPHLEKSHSYIQWLFPLREPGMNWHAKELSRQEIELFRNSKDATQRLIKVYEIMLDFYGIKLVNRKTGAVKRAPHWKERFNNLNQRSHNNLRITRILKCLGEMGFEHYQPPLVKFFLTETLVHNQLPNVKDSVLDYFLYTIRSKIERRKLILYAQKHYRPAADFIWGPPKEMEHRFKHIREELWKEEEEPMSEEMSDEDTLAKAGESSSLPSDSDEGHRSKQRRVMKGTPSDSREKSSTCQKDTDETSEYQVETEKPDETIDQERCNAEEKSDGDGISPASENKCNENGEKQIECEEVTVVESIKADAEDLVQDVDVPENGQTKHERMEADVGTQEMEGEATCQMGKELLVHSGKAGLFINETEMPVMEGKVVKKKTEEGLDERAEPERVITEAGSLATEESKTSNISKEEVDEVAKPEVITKETDKSLKEETAISNTEQKNMSTELEGQSKSERNIPHPANDESECTEEMETQEVGLLEAGKDPVGLSMEMEMEASKCAGEEDVEMEDDQQTTSS